The following is a genomic window from Fusarium oxysporum Fo47 chromosome IV, complete sequence.
CCAATAAGCGCAGAGATGAAAAGCCCTGGTCACTCGAGACTGACGACCCTGACCGACAGTTAGATAGAACGCCGGCACTTGCAGAGATTCTATTGGCTCGTCCCGTGGTGTCTTGCACTTAAGCTCGCTGACAACTGCAAGGCCGGCAGGGGCACACAGCGAAGTCCAGTGCCAAACATGCAACAAAGACACACCATCAACCCAATCCCGGCATGCTGATCGAGGTAGGTCACATTAAATGTGCACTGACACATGACACGCACCGTCCAGGAACAGTAGGTCAATATTTCCCAGCATGAGCTAAACTTTCAGCCAAATGAGGCAATGTCACTATTGGCCGATCCTACAGTCGGCGCCGAAATTCGTATCGGCCGACAGGTTCGTAATGTCATACTAGGAAGTTATAGAGCTATCTTTCATCCAGACGAACCCAGGTCAACGATCTTGGCGATACGACGGGTGTACAGCCCTATTTATTGAGTCTTCAATTTTGCATTGCGTCGAACCAGATTTTTACTATTAAATACTTACGGAGAAGTAATCAATCGTTGGCTTTTATTTTGTTAAGTTTGATTTGGTCAGAAGATGGCTACTGTGAACATCTAAGATTGCCTCAACCTTGGGCCTGCAAGGTTGCGAATACGCTCCCGGTCCCAGCAAGAATGTCAAGATCCCGGGATGCTATGGCGGTTCAAGAGGAAAGCTAAGGGTCCGTAGAAGATCCAAGTTCCGCCATCGCGCTACCATCTGACCGTACATCTCGTTACAGGTGCCTGAGGAAATAAGGTGAGTGGTGTCCCTGAGCAAGCCAGCGCCGGCCGGCTACCTAAGTTAGTCGGACGTCATGGATCTCGACGGCCTCAAAAAGGCCAATGAGCCTTTTCACATCGACGGTGGCAGCCTCAGGTTGTTTTGGAAGAGTACCCCAACACAAATTGTGAATTGTGGCTGCTGCGGTTGACCAACAACCCCCCAATGGCCCAATGGCGATGCTGGACAAGCCTGGAACCCTTGGTGGATATACGTCAGGCAGTCCTGAACGAGAACAAGCCCAGACTGGTACCCGCTACTCAATTGCTTCCGCCCCTATATGCAGCTATTTCAGATACTTCTCACCGTTTACTTAAAAGCCCGCATCAGAATGTTATCCCAGAAATCACTATTATACCGTTCCTGATCCTCTTCATAAGAAAAGATATTACCCAGCATTAAACAATCTGATCCTGCACTCACATCTTGCACTGCCCAAATCCCAACGCAatttttttctctctctttctttataaatactttttcCATCTAAGTATTTGATAGTCATGATGTCGGGGAACCCAGGTGTCTCTCTGCAGACCCTTTCGGCAGCTGACGGGTTCCTCGCCGGGCTTATCTACCTCAGTGCAGCGAAACAAGCCACTGTCCAAACTCGGGCCACTGATTCTTTTACCCATGCGGGCCAAACGTGGAAATACCTTGAAGATATTTGGTTCAATCTCAAAAGTGTCCAGAATCGCATAATGGAGCTGGTTCCCAGATTGGGTCTCACGGGTATCGACAATACCCTCGACTCTTTCATCAACCCTGTACTGTTCTTCCGGGCCGCTATCTTGTCTCTTCGAAACACTTTAATTGGTCGACCCCCCAGCACTTTAGGGGACATTGTTGCTCTCTTCTGTTTGTCGTACGGGGTTTCACATCATCTAAGAAGCAGCCACGATTCAGCGATCAGTAATACTCAACTTTACATTGATCAATGGGAAAATGCCATCAGCAGATATGATCATCTACAAGCGTTCGCCAGTCTGATGCGGGCGTTATTCCCGGAATTAACGACCCCGGCCCCATCTTCAAGTTTGCTAGGCCCTATAACGGTGGATTACAGCGATCCTCTCGACTTCATGCCCTTGTACCAGGAGGCTGATCTACCACCTCGAGAAGGTGACCTCATTGAGTGTCTTTTAGAATACAGTGATGCGACCCTCAACTTGCTCAGTCCCTCAGCTTCCCAGCCTACGGGCCAAGCAGCGCAGAACGACCGTTACACCTTTATTGGGGAGACAGGGTTTCAAACTTTAGCTCCGTTAGATCCACACGGATCGGCCCTTGTCACTAATCTAACGCTATTTCTGGAGCAATGCGGAGACCTGTTCCAGATCCTTTCCGGGCGTTGGATAACAGCCAAGCACCAGTATTCACCTCCGTCTGCCACTCTCAATCAGGCAAGACCCCAATACAACGATGTCATGTCATGCATACAACGCATACGACAATATGaatcctttcaagaaccattCTCATTGGGCATTGTTGCTATTGTCGATACGTTCATCCAACTCGGTTACCTGCAAACGCCCGAAGATGTCCAAGAGTATATGATTATGGTCGGCAAGGTACAGGAACGCAAAACCGATGATGAGTGCAGCGCAACTGACACCTGAACTTAGGTTATAATTCCTGACAGAGAATTTGTGAAGTTTTGCCTCTTGGTAGTGAATACCCTTGGAATGGCTCCACACTCAGGCCCCCAAGGCCCTTCTACGCCATTCACTGCAGGGCCAGAGCCGTACGTCAAATAACAATCCGTTCATATTACGAGAACTAACGCCAAATATTCCAGAAGGAGGTTTTCTTGTTCCGTATGTCAGAAAAGGTTCACAAGGAGAAACAATATGCAACGGCACAGAAAAACTGTACATAGACACTTGATGAGCATGGCAGCGATTGTCTGATGGAGAGTGCCAATTGAGTCTATTCTGTAATCGCTGGCAACCAACTGCGAACACAAGTCATATATAAGCCCATGTGTATAAGCGGCTGTATCAATATCTCGCATTCGATTGGTCTCAGTTTAGATGATCCCATCGTCTTGTGCGGGCTTACGCTACACCTCAAATCTTATCTTGGTGCTGGTGAGGCCTGGTGTTAGTGGTGTTGCGTCTCGGCCGAGTGATGGACCGTTCGGATGACCAAATCTCCTGTGATGTCTCGAGACTTGTTCAACCAGATATTGAACAAGTCAAAACAACATTGAAGTACGTTACTGATACTACTGCTCCAAATCCCGACTCCAATCCTCCGTCTTGAAGTGGCGGGCGCCGGCTGTCGTCCCATGGGATCCTTCAAATTCTCCACAGTAGAGGCTCACTGTAGCCAACGATGCAGTGTTACTGTGACATTGCATACGTTGCGATAGTCACTTTGATCGGTACGAGTACAAATCCCTGGCCCATCACGATGCAATCCTTTGAGATCCCACGGTTCCAGGGAGATTGCCCCAAACCCTAATTTATCATTCTGGTGGATTTGCCCATGCGTTGGAGCATGTTGTGAGTCCTGGAGCAACGCTGTGAGAGGCGATTCGCTGTGTCGAAGGATGACCCCTGTTCAGAATGATCCCTGTATGTGACATGAAAACAAGCCCTCCGTGTGACAGAGAGGGGTCGCAGGACTCCGAACAACGGATTTGGAAATTATACTATCATTGGCGTTTTGCCTTCTTTCCACCACCCTGGCACCACGTACTGCAAAGTACTGTGGCTGGCCTGAGGCCGTGACCCCCTGTCCGTCAACTAGGCCCAAGTCAGTAGTCGAGAGACCGGGTCCCTGGCCCTGTTGATGCATCATGACCGTATTGTTCTTCACCGTACCGTTCTTCCATTTCTCACTTTTTTGTGCCCCGTAGATTCCTCTCACAAGCTTACAATATCTTGGGCTGTTAAAAAGGATTAAAAAGTCTTGTTTTTTAATTTCAAGATGGATTTCCTTGTTATTCAGTATCCCTCCAAACTTACATACGACCCTTTCAACTACCCATGGATGCAACAAGCCCATCATTTCCCAATTCCATCATGGCAATTGATGGTTTGCTGGCAAGCCTGATTTATCTCGATGACACAAGATCCAGTGCCAATCATGTCCCCAACGCAGAATTACGGGACATGGCACGTTGGCAAGCCATTCTTGACTTTCGGATTGAGGTCGAGCAATACTGGGATGCTCTGACCAACATTACACAGACAGAAGATCTTCCCGGCCTCGACAGCTTACTTAAAGCATTCCCTACTCCCGTTCATCTGTACGAAGTGGCTATCTTCACCTTTCGCAACACCTTAACGGGCCCAGAGCCTGATTCTCTAGAGAACATATTTGCGATTTGTAGCTTATCCTATGTTGATTCAATATGCTCCCGAAGAACGGGCAAGCCAGTTATTGACAACATTTTCCGCGACATCAATATCTGGCGGGACTCAATTGGTGatcctcagcatcgtcaattGTTCAACGATCTCATTCAACGGCTTTGGGGCGGCGGCGGAGATATAACAACATCCCCGTTCCAAACAGAAGAATCCTTGCGTTCAGCCTCTCAGCCTTTCGGTGATCCGGGCTACATATCACCTCAGAGTGCAACCATGCAAGACATCTCATTGTTCGGCGATCTTCCCGACCCGTTCTGGAGCGGTCTTTTCGACATGCCAGGCTCCCTCTTCGGGCCTAATTACAGATGACACGCAATACTGAAGGTTTCCACACCACTGTATTTGACACCCCAGCTCTCCAACCGTTACCTGGAGATCTGCGCCAATCGCCAGTCATAAACATCCTGACAAGCTTCCTCGCCAATTGCGGAGGTTTAATGGACATTCTCAGTGGACATGGAGCGACTGCGACAGGGCCATATTCCGATATCCCAATGAAGATTAAGAACTTCGCTGGGTCATTAAGAAAACATGACTCCTTCAAGAACCCATCAACACGAGAAATACTCGCCATTGTGGACAGGTTTGTCAATCTGAATTATTTCCAGAACATCGATGAAATCCGAGACTACATAATAATAGCCGCAAAAGCGTGCTACCGGACCTTGACAAGAACACAAAAGAAGACTAACACAATGCACAGGAGATACTTCCCAGCGGTAAACCCTTTGCAGAAGTCTGCAAGTCAGTTTATTCGTCCACAGACATGACAAAGACACCCCCAGTCGGACGACGTCAGCACGAAGGACGTCCTCTAGATCGCAAGCTGTAAGTCTGCCAAGAACACGATTGTATGCTTACTGACAGATAACTTCAGAAAAGAGATACCGTGTCACCACTGCGGAGAAGATTTCACAAGGAAGACCAATATGAGACGACATATTGCCAGAAAACATGTAAACCCCAGCATGGCATAATGCCATTCAAAGACCTGTCCACCAAACCTCCCAGGTGGCTTGTTTGTGGAGTAGAGCATACTTGAGTACTGGAGCAAGTGCAAGATGTGCACATGGCATTCATATTGACCGCTCTGGTTTCCCTTGGTCTCCCGATTTCTGGGTTGCTAGCATGCCAGCCCGACAGTGAGTGCAAGTCCTGAGGGAGGGTATAAACGGAAGCTTGGTAGGGGCGATTGTGCGGAGTACACGACACCACAATTTGAAGCTTGGGCCAAAGGAACAAACCTAATGTCATGTCGAAACGCACGGTCTACCCACGGGCCAGTAACCGTAACTTATTTCGGGCACTATCTTTTTCAAAGGTATTAATTGGGTACCTTGAGTTACGTAGTGTTGTGTTTTGGCGTTGACTATGGATAGTGTCCATCTGAGGGCTGTTGAATCAAGCTTATTGGGCCCGAGTACACCGGGCATGAATTTCCATGTATACACCCAGATGTGATATTCATGGCCAATCAAAACAGTCAAACGCTTTGCACTGCCTCAATCGCATCTCGTTCGAGGGCGAAAAACAAGCCCTCTAACTCCATCGCTCGCCCGATACCATCTCTACCTCCAAATATAAACAGAAAAGCCATATCTAGAATTCTCACTCAGCTCTCATTCATAAAAACAAATAATATTTTTACTTATAGCCTTTATGGAGGATAATAGCCCATACAAGGACGCCATTTCGGCAATCGATGGATTGCTCGCATGCTACATCTACCTTGACAAGACAAACTCAGAGATGATGGCCACTTTTCACGATGATCTCTGCCGTCGAATCGACCGCTACTGGGAGCACCTTCGGCAAATTGCATCTTCTCAGACTACACCTAGCCTCACTACTCTCTTTAATTCTTTTAATTCTTCAACACAATTCTACGAGGTAGCTATCTTCACTTTTCGCAATGTCCTGGTTGGCGCCAGACCAGATTCCCTTAATGCCATCTTCTCGCTCTGCAGTTTGTCCTACATCGCTTCATGCTGCTTGCAAAACCACGACAATTTCCGGGACATGAAAGTCTGGCGAAATGCGATTCGCGATCCCCAAGACCGTCAAACTTTCAGTGATTTGGCCGGCGTTGTTTGGCCGCAAGTACCATCAATCTCAACTGATGATACCCCCAAGTCCCAGATGCCGACAATCATGCTGGGGGCTTCTACCTACCAAAGCCCATCCACTCAAAATTCAGCACTTGGATTCGGCTTTATGCAAAATGAATCGCTGCTCAATGGTTTGCCCAATTACTTTTGGAACCTTGATGCAATACCCGATTCGCCGGCGGCGATTGGCATCGAGAACTCGCAGCCAACTTCGAGCAGTCTCCAAGACTTACAAGGATCAGCGATCGTGTCTAACCTTATCTGCTTTCTGGCAGAATGTGGGGAGCTGCTTCATGTTTTCTCTGGGCGTGGGGTAACAACCAAGGACTTGTACTCCTGTATCGCCTTCACCCAAAGGGGATCTGAGACTAAGAATCTGGTTAATTCTTGTGTACAACGTTTGAAGAGTGCCGATGCATCCCAAAATCCGTGTACGGCTGGAATTGTATCCATTGTGGAGAGATTCGTCGCGCTGGGGTATTTGCAGACCCCAGAAGAGCTGCGCAAGTACATGCTCTGCGTGGGACGGGCAAGTGGTCAAACAACTTTAAATTAAGGGTGCGATTGAACTAACAGGTTCCAAGAGGGTTATTCctgaagacgaagctttTGCAGAGTTTTGCCAATCGGTCTGTGAATCAACAGCCACTGTTACGAGACCTGCAACGCCTCCACGTGGAGGAGGCAGACGCAGAGCTCTGGGACCGAGATTGATCCCAGGTCGGTAAGTGGACTctcttatatttatcttttgGTCGCCAGGCTTACCAAGACTTTGGCCTAACTAGGGAAATCTCGTGTGACATATGCGGCCAATTATTTTCGAGGAAGTACAACAAGAACCGACATGTCGAGGCCAAACATCCCTGGATCCATCCCAGCCCGGACGCTGATGTGTTGGTCCAGGGTAGTGTGCGATTGACAACTTAGGCCGGCGAATGGCACAAGAAGTGAGGAGGATACCCGCGGTTTTTCATTTTGTAGCGCAGCTTGTCAATTACGCGGAACCGTTTTACGCGTAAAACGACTTCGCGCGTAAAAAGAGTTGGTATAATAGTACAGCTGCTGTCGCAGGTTAGGCTGCGCCAGGATAACCAGATGGTGATAACGTCTACCTGCGGTTCGAGATTTATGTGAGGCTCAGGGCGACTTGCACCCGCGCAGTCCTCGCAATCTTCGACATCGCCATTCCCGATGAGAGTTATATCAACGTTAATTGAAGGCTTTTCAGTTTTATCTCATAGTCTGTGCTAACGTTCTCCCCCAACTCTACGACAGCAACGGCGGTGTGATCTTTGAGCTACGTAACACCATGGCAGTGTCATGCAACACGCGTTGCAAAAGCACCGAAATTCCCGACCACAAGCGATCAATATCGCCATATTTgcctctttcttctcgacaTGAGTAATGCACACACAACCAAGTTCTGAAGTGATCAACTACCAGATGGGTCTCGCGGGAGGCCTCGGGCCCGGTCGGTAGGTAATTTGAGTTTATTTACAAGAAACTTAGCGAATGCAGGGTTAAAACGCGTTTAAGATTAAAGATCTGAATAAGCACAAACGCCAATAAAATCACCGACCGTGGAGCGACAGCAGATCGGAATTGAGGCTTGGTCAAGCACACGACACTTTGCCGCGTGGCTGCCAACCTTTGCTATACATGTATTCCAAAATAGCAGCACACCAACACTGAAACAAGTTTAAGTCCCAGGTACAGCACAGCAAACAGGTGCCTCTAGCCGGAATGGCATCGCCACAGAGAGCCAGTGAAACAGTTGGAGTGGATCTGAGGGTTACACCTGAGAGGTCGATGATGGAATTGCGGCTGGTGATGACAAGTAAAGATGGCGCAGACCTTGGAAGGGCCTAAGATCAGCGCAGGGATGAGCTGAATAGCGGGTTGTGGTTGGGTAGCGCAGGGGTTCAGGCGGTGGAACATGACGCAGTGCGCTATGATTCTTCATGCAGGGCCTGAAATGACAGGAGACAAATCAAGCAATCAAGCTGAGGGAGGCAGGGGAGCTGAGAGCTATATCAAGGAGAGGTCCTGCTCCCAATCTTCTCTTTTCACCATTCTCAGCCATTTACATAAACAACCACTTCTGTCTTCCATCACTCAACCAAGTTATTACTATAACATCTCCATCACATAACAACCTACACCTACACATCtacaaacaacaacaacaacactcAAGATGCTCTTCACACAAGTCGCCCTCATCGCAGCCGCAACTCTCGTCGCCGGCAACGCAGCTCCCCAGCCCGAAATCACCCAACCCGCCGTCCTCCCCCGCGACATCATCCCCGATGACGTCAAGTCCTGGGCCGAAGGCAAAGCCTCCGCCGCCGGCCAGGACGTCGACGACTGGGTCAAGAGCCACTACTCCGAAGCCGAGCAATGGGCCTCCGACAAGGGCGGCGACGCCAAGACCTGGGTTGAAGGTCAAGCTTCTGAGGCACGCGACAAGGGCTCTGAGATCGCCTCCCGCGCCAGCACCGCTTTCGACGGCGTGAGCTCCCGGGTTCGCACCGCTATTGATGAGGCTAGTGCTAGTGCCTCTGCTGCTGCGAATAACGACAATGCTGCTGCTACTGTTGGCGGCGGTCAAGCTGGCGTTGTTGCTTTGATGGCTGCTGTTGGTGCTGCTGTCTTCGCCTTCATGGCTTAAACGCTTCTTAGCCTGAACGACTTGTTTTACTTGCGACACCTTGATACCTTATGCGGCATGGACTTCAAATTGCATCGGAGTTTACGGAACACTGGAGCATAGAGAACGGCAACATTTAGAATGTGTGGTCGGGAATGGCTCGGTTAGGGAATGGGAATGGATTGACGCTGAATCATGAGAGCGGCAAAGACATACTTAGAAACAATTCAACGCTTACGAACCTTCAATCGCTTTGACATGGTGATGACTGTATAGAATTTCTCATGTTGAGTGGCTTGTCCAACTCGGCAAACCACCTGTGACCTGATGCATTCGTTCTATGATACATACTCGTCTACAATAATATACAATTCTATACCCAGTATCCAAACAAACAATGAGTCGCGATTCTATCCGTCATCACTTTTATACAACATCATCCACATGTTCATCACTGCTTACCCCTCAACTGCAACCCGTACGGCGCAAGCTGTTCCGCCGTAACCCTCGTCGGCGCCTTGACAAACGGATCATCACCCTTCATCGTCTTCGGGAACGCAATAACATCCCTCACAGTAGTCGTGTCCGTCAAAAGCGCAACCAACCGATCAAAGCCCAGCGCAAATCCCGCATGCGGCGGACACCCTGCCCTAAGCGCATCAAACAAATGCGCAAAGTCCTCAATCCTACtatccttcatcttgaggaTATCCCGCATAATGAACTCCTGCACGGTAGGTATGTGGATACGCTCACTGCCGCCGCCGACTTCTACGCCGTTGAGGACGAGATCGTATGCTGCGCTCTTGGCCTGTAACGGGTCTGTGAAGAGAAGTTCGAGATCGTGTTTCGATTTAGGGGCTGTGAAGGGGTGGTGCGCTGCTGCGATGCCGGCGGAGCCTTCTTGACCTGGATCGTTGTCCTCGCCGGTGGGCTTGAACATGGGAAAGTCGGTTACCCAGACGAATTGCATTGACTCGGGTGTACCAGGTGCGGGCAGGTCTTCTACGAGACCGTTGCTAAGAAGCTTCCTGTACAACTCATTGCGGATTTCACCAATTGCTGTAGAAGCACGGTAATACTGACCCTTTGGCTTCTCACGCGCTTGGAAGACGAGAATGTCACCCTCAAGGACACCCTTTCCACCAGTTGCGATATTGACAATCTCATCGCACTCTACACCGAGTGAAGAGAAGCCGCCGCGGGGTTGCCTGGAGTCGCAGACTAGTATCACTGGCATTCCGTCTTTATTCTCGCGGAGATGTTTCGGTAGTGATTCAATGAACTGTTCGGTGAAGCGTTTTGGCCTTGGAATGTCATCGTCAAGATCTTTAACGGGGATATGGAAGGCTTCGATCAGGGGATCTTGGAGGTATGTCATCATGCTGGCGAATTGTTCGCACATTTCGTTTGGTATCGCGTAAATCTGGAAATGTTAGTAGGAGATCGACGAAGGGAGGATGCAGCGTACTCTTCCTGGGAGGCGCAAGTCTGGCTTGTCAGTTCCGTACATCGAAATGCAATCCTGGAACGTAAGTGTCGTGACCTTGTGCTGAACCGGTTCATCAGCAGGACGAGAACCTTCAGGAATGTCCGAAACTACAGGCACACGGCTTCCTCGGATGGTCTTGTAGCTATGCGCAGGTCGCAAAGCCTCAAGCGACCGTAGCACAATATCCGTAACATCCTTCCTCACCACCTCAGCATTCGCAAACGCCCACTCCATATCAAGTTGTGTAAACTCTGGCTGCCGATCCGTGCGAGCGTCCTCATCACGATAACAGCGCGCCCACTGCATGTATCGCGAAACTCCACTCGCCATAAGAACCTGCTTGTACTGCTGAGGACTTTGTGTGAGAGCATATGCGTAACCGGGTCTGCGGGTTGGTACGAGGAATTCTCGTGCACCTTCGGGTGTTGACTTGAATAGTGTCGGCGTCTCGATATCTGTGAAGCCCTTGTCTTGCAGGCCAGCTGTCAATTGTCCCTTGAGCCACGATCGGAATTGAAGTCTTGCTAGCAACTCTGGGTGATGGCGCAGTTGGTAATGGCGCTTGGTATCGGGGAATATGACGTCGGGCGTTACGATGAGATTTTGCTGCACATCGTTCAATGGTCGAATGTCCTTAACGTAAAAGGTTCGCTTGGAGGATTGCTTCTCGGCGTCTGGGCTTGTATTCGCTTCACTCTCGGTGCTAACGACGACTGGACTTGTTGCGCGAATACTTCGAAAGAGGGCAGAGGCTTCGGGATATTTCGTTGAGTCGGCGCATAGCTGAATAACCTCGCCTGATGGTAGAACGAGATCGGCGAACGAGAGCTTCGAAGACATGTTCCTCCTCTTATTCATGAACCCCGCGTACTGTCCATTGAGACCGGGAGTTGTCGGTATACCCGCATTGCTATCTGGCGCACGTTAGCACCGACCATAGCGGGCATTGAAGTCGTCGTACACTGATCCCAGAGGTTGAGAACGTCGTCTTTCGTGGGCTGAGTTTTTGAGTAGGCGATGGAGGATTGGCTAAAGCTTCGGGGGAGAAATTGCCGTGCGCGCAGGGGGATCAAAGATAGAGTGTATGTGCTGAGGCGCAAAGAGGCGCGACAGCGAGAGAGAGGGAGCGCCATGGCTATTGTTGTGTCAATTGAGGCATTGTTTGGGGGAGGATGGTGGGCCGATTGACATCGAATTTCGTGGTGAGCTTGGGAGGggcttatcgataagaaaACATTCACCTTCCCAAGTACCGGCTGCCATCAAACGACAGCAGCACGTTACACTGCCCGACCCTTGAGACGGAGAACAGCGCTTTGACAATTTATATTTCATGGCTGTAGGCGGTTCATCTGGAATTTTCTCACGTGCGCCAACGTTCTTCATGTGGACTAGAACGTCAGTACCAATGTCATGAAACGATCCATCAGCCACCAAATCCCAGACGATGAGCGCTCAATTGGTCGCGCCTCAATTGGCGATGATGCTTGAATATTCAAATGGTATTATGCCAGGCTTGCTAAGCTTTCCCTATGATACAAATCCCCAACTCGAGCGTAAATTATCTGGGCCCAAGATCAATCTTCCCTTGGTGTAACGACACTTCCTCACCTGATCCTCGATCACTCGGATCAACATGCGGTATGCTTCCATTACTTGTAGCAAGTCCCCTTTGACTTGAGTTGGGTTCATATGCATCATCTATCCGATGAAAATGCCCTGTCTTTCCACCTGTTCCTCCAATTGTGACGAGTTCTGTTTGCATTCCGGTGCGAGCAACTGCATCTTTTCTGGATGTGACGCTTTCGAACTTCGATGAGATCATAAGCATTAGTGGTCGGAGTGTTGGGAGGCAGAGGGCGATGGTTCCGCAGGCTACTTCGACGACACACCAGGTGCAAGCTGTAGCGAGGGTCCCTGTTCAAGTTAGTTGAGAGTCGCGCGCGTGTCGCTTAAGTTCTTACATGTCGTATCCACTGGATCGAATTGCATGATTGTCGTGAATCGATATATACTGGCGAACAAGACACTAAAAGGATCAATACCAAGCACTCACAGGCTGGTGGATGAGGACTTACAAGCTGCCGAGCAAAAAGATAACCAACAGCGACAACTTTTGCGCCATGTTCACCTGCAACTTGATGATCGGCCCGACTGGTAGACACAAAATTGCAATATCTGTTACAATATTCGGAATTGCATTGCCAATGAACGAAGCCTTGAGGTTGATGCAAGTCCCATCAATCCAGGGCATCCAAGCCTTCTTGATCGGATGGCACTGGAATATACACACAGCGCAAATCGCAATCCACCAACCAATCACGACAGCAGCGATGAGGGCGGAGGCCAATCGGAAGTTTCGAGATGGGAAGATGCGCAGGTACATCGATAGAAGGGCGAGTTTGATGAGCATCACCGCCGTGACGTAGATGTTTTcgaaggcgaggaggagcttgaagaAGATTATTTGATCTTCTGTCGAGACGCGCTTCGCATGCTTTCCAAGACCATGCGCAATCACTATCCGACTGTTAGCGACGACGATATAATCCATTGGCATTACTTACTGCCATAATTGAGTCCCCCCGTGATGAAAACAAAGACCTAGCCCAATGTCAGAATTGTACAACTCTTGGCACCCAATCAAACCCACCAGCGCTACCAGAGTCAACCAGTCATCAGTTCCATATCCAATCCTCACATATCGCGCCCAGAATCGCAGAGCGACAAACACAACAGACAGCACGAGAACAATTGTCGTCGTGGCACTGAGCTCGCTGCTCCGATCGGCGTTCTCGTCACGGCCATACAACGAGGCCATGCTAAAGAAACGATGATGCTAAAACGAAAAGGAGACCAGTTCACATGAGGGGATGTCGTAGGGATGAAGTAACAGAGCACCACAGTACAAAGTAAGAAGAAAAGTATTCCAGAACCAGCGGGCTTTAAAGTTAGTTCGCATCTCGAACCCGCCCCGGATATTTCTCACAAGATAAACCTCCCGTTCTCACTAACGAGAAACGCTAGCTGGGCGTTGCGAGGTAGGGGTTCTGGATCGCCGGGTGGCTTTACGACGCCACCGGGGAAGACTCCCTAACTTTGTGGGCGATCATCCCATCGACCAGTCAGACACACACATATTCACTTAGCGTTGTCAGATGTCAATTTCGGTCGAGTCAAGCCTAACGAGTCGCCCTTTGTTGTATTGTTGCCCAATCTAAACCTGCGAGAATGAGGATCTTCTTTGCTCGCagaagcaaaaaaagaagcaaaaaatACACAACGAGTCAGAACAGCCGATCATTGTGAAAAAATTGCAGCGTTGCACTCGTACTGTACCAACTCGGCTCTAATATGGACCGGTACGAACTAGACAAGGGACGTGGCTGTTTTTGGATCCATTGAAACGCGGCACCGCGATGAACAATTGAGGCCTTACCGT
Proteins encoded in this region:
- a CDS encoding tRNA synthetases class II-domain-containing protein, which encodes MALPLSRCRASLRLSTYTLSLIPLRARQFLPRSFSQSSIAYSKTQPTKDDVLNLWDQYSNAGIPTTPGLNGQYAGFMNKRRNMSSKLSFADLVLPSGEVIQLCADSTKYPEASALFRSIRATSPVVVSTESEANTSPDAEKQSSKRTFYVKDIRPLNDVQQNLIVTPDVIFPDTKRHYQLRHHPELLARLQFRSWLKGQLTAGLQDKGFTDIETPTLFKSTPEGAREFLVPTRRPGYAYALTQSPQQYKQVLMASGVSRYMQWARCYRDEDARTDRQPEFTQLDMEWAFANAEVVRKDVTDIVLRSLEALRPAHSYKTIRGSRVPVVSDIPEGSRPADEPVQHKVTTLTFQDCISMYGTDKPDLRLPGRIYAIPNEMCEQFASMMTYLQDPLIEAFHIPVKDLDDDIPRPKRFTEQFIESLPKHLRENKDGMPVILVCDSRQPRGGFSSLGVECDEIVNIATGGKGVLEGDILVFQAREKPKGQYYRASTAIGEIRNELYRKLLSNGLVEDLPAPGTPESMQFVWVTDFPMFKPTGEDNDPGQEGSAGIAAAHHPFTAPKSKHDLELLFTDPLQAKSAAYDLVLNGVEVGGGSERIHIPTVQEFIMRDILKMKDSRIEDFAHLFDALRAGCPPHAGFALGFDRLVALLTDTTTVRDVIAFPKTMKGDDPFVKAPTRVTAEQLAPYGLQLRGKQ
- a CDS encoding uncharacterized protein (expressed protein); translation: MAIDGLLASLIYLDDTRSSANHVPNAELRDMARWQAILDFRIEVEQYWDALTNITQTEDLPGLDSLLKAFPTPVHLYEVAIFTFRNTLTGPEPDSLENIFAICSLSYVDSICSRRTGKPVIDNIFRDINIWRDSIGDPQHRQLFNDLIQRLWGGGGDITTSPFQTEESLRSASQPFGDPGYISPQSATMQDISLFGDLPDPFWSGLFDMPGSLFGPNYR